Proteins found in one Brachyspira murdochii DSM 12563 genomic segment:
- a CDS encoding ribonucleotide-diphosphate reductase subunit beta, translating to MKVIDIDKKPESEKIFFGDFGHYIRIDSVSHEIARKLKEASEGNTWFSKEVDYKSDKTRFSSLPEDAQRAFKLNIAYQTLMDSGVTSGFSSILNRIVTSSIWSILYARIAIEENIHAESYSYGLSEVFGHQASETLDLVYNDEFVKHRMEKEVELFGNVDELCNLENSNASLDEKKQAVLKLLIGIYLLEGIKFPFSFLVTFTINNSYDNAIAGFTKTIKLIAHDELNVHVPTGKNLMTILRKEAHQGFSHLFKNGWFYDTARAMTEYTVNEEIKWAKYLFDGKEVSGINSSVSEHFIKYWAGIRLKDIDVETEYLSEKKSDIIDWFNSYRDINKQNAALQETTNTSYQKGALKNDL from the coding sequence ATGAAGGTAATAGATATAGATAAAAAGCCAGAAAGCGAAAAAATATTTTTTGGTGATTTTGGACATTATATAAGAATTGATTCTGTAAGCCATGAAATAGCCAGAAAATTGAAGGAGGCAAGCGAAGGCAATACTTGGTTTTCTAAAGAAGTAGACTACAAATCAGATAAAACTAGATTTTCTTCACTTCCAGAAGATGCTCAAAGGGCTTTCAAACTTAATATAGCATATCAAACTTTAATGGACAGCGGGGTTACTAGCGGATTTTCATCTATACTAAACAGAATAGTAACTAGTTCCATATGGTCAATACTTTATGCTAGAATAGCTATAGAGGAAAATATACATGCAGAAAGTTATTCATATGGGCTTTCTGAAGTTTTCGGACATCAGGCAAGCGAGACATTAGATTTAGTATATAATGATGAGTTTGTAAAGCATAGAATGGAAAAAGAAGTTGAATTATTCGGAAATGTTGATGAACTATGCAATCTTGAAAACTCTAATGCTTCACTAGATGAAAAAAAACAAGCCGTATTAAAACTATTAATAGGAATATATTTACTTGAAGGTATAAAATTTCCATTCTCTTTTCTTGTAACTTTCACAATAAATAATAGTTATGATAATGCAATAGCGGGATTTACAAAAACTATTAAACTAATAGCACATGATGAACTTAATGTTCATGTACCTACTGGTAAAAATTTAATGACAATATTAAGAAAAGAAGCTCATCAGGGATTTTCTCACCTATTTAAAAACGGCTGGTTTTATGATACAGCGAGAGCAATGACAGAATATACAGTTAATGAAGAGATAAAATGGGCTAAGTACCTATTTGACGGTAAAGAAGTTTCAGGCATTAACTCATCTGTAAGCGAGCATTTTATTAAATATTGGGCAGGCATAAGATTAAAAGATATAGATGTAGAAACCGAATATTTATCTGAGAAGAAATCTGATATAATAGATTGGTTTAACAGCTATAGAGATATAAATAAGCAAAATGCAGCTTTGCAGGAAACTACTAATACCTCATATCAAAAAGGGGCATTAAAAAACGATTTATAA
- a CDS encoding aminoacyl-histidine dipeptidase, translating into MCLSNFDSLDSKEVFRWFSELSKIPRESGHEKEVSDFLVKFAKDRGLEVYQDKENNVIMKKKASSGFENVKPVIIQGHMDMVCEKTKESKHDFRKDPIELIVEGDILRANDTTLGGDDGIAVAMGLALFDSKDIPHPALELLITTAEETGMDGASAVTAEHLDGKTLINIDGEEEGIFLVSCAGGLNTLVSFDIKKEANSNDALKIEVSGLKGGHSGIEINNQRANAIKVLGRLLYAVKDDINIACIEGGAKHNAIAKHADAVITAKDTGKVQKIIEYISNNIKAEYRVEDPDMKIIVSKADNVKECYSKELSSNVIDFIMLSPDGVLYMSRDIDGLVQTSANNGVLKEENNKLIFTISIRSSISSSSNEIALRVEAAAKRTNADYQRTSEYPAWEYDANSKVKDIALNAYKKITGKDAKIEAIHAGLECGILKKPLADVDMISMGPNIYDVHTPKEHLSISSVDRMWKVLKELIINIK; encoded by the coding sequence ATGTGTTTAAGTAATTTTGACAGTCTTGATTCTAAAGAGGTTTTCAGGTGGTTTTCTGAACTTAGTAAAATACCTAGAGAATCTGGACATGAAAAAGAAGTAAGTGATTTTCTAGTAAAGTTTGCTAAAGATAGAGGGCTTGAAGTTTATCAGGATAAGGAAAATAATGTGATTATGAAGAAGAAAGCTTCAAGCGGATTTGAAAATGTTAAACCTGTTATAATACAGGGACATATGGATATGGTTTGTGAAAAAACAAAAGAATCTAAACATGATTTTAGAAAAGACCCTATAGAACTTATAGTTGAAGGCGATATTTTAAGAGCTAATGATACCACTTTGGGAGGCGATGACGGTATTGCTGTAGCTATGGGGCTTGCTTTGTTTGATTCTAAAGATATACCTCATCCTGCTTTGGAATTATTAATTACAACTGCTGAAGAAACAGGTATGGACGGAGCTTCTGCTGTTACTGCTGAACATTTAGATGGTAAAACATTAATCAATATAGACGGAGAAGAAGAAGGGATATTTTTGGTAAGCTGTGCCGGAGGGCTTAATACATTGGTATCTTTTGATATAAAAAAAGAAGCAAACAGTAATGATGCATTAAAAATTGAAGTTTCTGGTCTTAAAGGCGGACATTCTGGTATAGAAATTAATAATCAAAGAGCTAATGCTATTAAAGTGCTGGGAAGACTTTTATATGCTGTGAAAGATGATATAAATATAGCCTGTATAGAAGGAGGTGCTAAACATAATGCTATAGCAAAACATGCTGATGCTGTTATTACTGCTAAAGATACTGGAAAAGTACAAAAAATAATAGAATATATTTCAAATAATATAAAAGCTGAATACAGAGTAGAAGATCCGGATATGAAAATAATAGTATCAAAAGCTGATAATGTAAAAGAATGTTATAGCAAAGAATTGAGCAGTAATGTTATAGATTTTATTATGCTTTCTCCAGATGGGGTGCTTTATATGAGCAGAGATATTGACGGATTAGTTCAAACAAGTGCTAATAACGGTGTATTAAAAGAAGAAAATAATAAGTTAATTTTTACAATATCAATAAGAAGTTCAATATCAAGTTCATCAAATGAAATAGCTCTAAGAGTAGAGGCAGCTGCTAAAAGAACAAATGCCGATTATCAAAGAACAAGCGAATATCCTGCTTGGGAATATGATGCTAATTCTAAAGTAAAAGATATAGCTCTTAATGCATATAAAAAAATTACTGGAAAAGATGCTAAAATAGAGGCAATACATGCAGGCTTGGAATGCGGAATATTAAAGAAACCTTTAGCTGATGTTGATATGATTAGTATGGGACCTAATATATATGATGTTCATACTCCTAAAGAGCATTTAAGTATATCTTCAGTTGATAGAATGTGGAAAGTTTTAAAAGAACTAATTATAAATATAAAATAA